A region of Bacillus cabrialesii DNA encodes the following proteins:
- a CDS encoding peptidoglycan D,D-transpeptidase FtsI family protein — MTEIGREPKKKRKGNRAIRMNLFFLAVFVLFTALIFKLGVVQIVEGEQHEEDAEKANAKTAYYPAPRGKMYDRNQKVAVDNQSVPEIVYVSTSSTKTEDKIKTAKRLAALIHIDTEFLKERDLRDYWIASHPKKAAALLKKSESNLKGAQAYKLQIERVPNQELKTIQRDDEEMEIAAIYTRFSSGNAYEPQIVKAMNPNESNSNGKNGTLLDEKKSSTQRPKNDLTYDEISIVSEHLEELPGIDIVNDWTRKYPYDKTLYSVFGGVTTPDQGLLSDRKDFYLTRGYANNDRVGKSYLEYQYEDYLNSHKEKVQYVEDNKGNVVSQKTIDKGSRGYDLRLSFDMELQAEVEKIIEEEVRNSRARGNYMLDRAFVVMMDPNNGDILSMAGKKIDLETNKIQDYAIGAFTTQYEMGSAVKGATVLAGYQDGIPHYKYYVDMPLYLAGYGNRPKKSYMNMGTINELTALQKSSNVYMFNVAMHIAGVTYKPHGPLPADQKDLNKMRNYYSQFGLGVKTGIDLPQESAGMQTTPDAVGGLILDLAIGQYDTYTPLQMAQYISSIANGGYRVQPRIVTSIHEPGNKEGLGKTIEQRKPNILNKINNTESDIQQVKTGMKLVTTSGTAKNTFTEDVSGKTGTAETFYYGTNRNWWGKKTYNLTFVGYYPSKNPKVAFSVVVPSVDDDDKINKIIAKRAIHAYAELEKKHSKK, encoded by the coding sequence GTGACTGAAATAGGACGTGAACCAAAGAAAAAGCGCAAAGGAAACCGGGCGATCAGAATGAACCTTTTTTTCCTTGCTGTCTTTGTTCTATTCACTGCGTTAATCTTTAAGCTTGGCGTTGTTCAAATTGTTGAAGGCGAACAGCATGAAGAAGACGCTGAAAAAGCAAATGCAAAAACAGCGTACTATCCCGCGCCGCGTGGAAAGATGTACGATAGAAACCAGAAAGTGGCTGTCGATAACCAGAGTGTGCCTGAAATTGTGTATGTTTCAACATCGAGCACAAAAACAGAAGACAAAATCAAAACAGCGAAACGTCTTGCTGCTTTAATCCATATTGATACCGAATTTTTGAAGGAAAGAGATTTACGTGATTACTGGATCGCGTCTCATCCGAAAAAAGCCGCCGCTCTGCTTAAGAAATCTGAAAGCAACCTAAAAGGGGCCCAGGCTTACAAGCTTCAAATTGAGCGTGTGCCGAATCAAGAGCTGAAAACTATTCAGCGAGATGATGAAGAAATGGAAATCGCTGCGATATATACAAGGTTTTCAAGCGGAAATGCTTATGAACCTCAAATCGTAAAGGCGATGAACCCAAATGAAAGCAACAGCAATGGAAAGAACGGAACGCTGCTTGATGAGAAGAAAAGCTCCACGCAACGGCCAAAAAACGACTTAACATATGATGAAATTTCAATTGTGTCTGAGCATTTAGAAGAGCTTCCGGGAATCGATATCGTAAACGATTGGACACGAAAATATCCTTACGACAAAACTCTCTATTCCGTTTTTGGGGGCGTCACGACACCTGATCAGGGGCTGCTGAGTGACCGGAAAGATTTCTACTTAACAAGAGGCTATGCGAATAATGACAGAGTGGGGAAAAGTTATTTAGAGTATCAATATGAAGACTACTTAAATTCCCATAAGGAAAAAGTACAATACGTAGAAGACAACAAAGGAAATGTCGTCAGCCAAAAAACCATTGATAAAGGCAGCAGAGGATACGATCTTCGGCTTTCTTTTGACATGGAGCTTCAGGCGGAAGTAGAGAAGATCATTGAAGAGGAAGTGAGAAATAGCCGCGCACGCGGAAATTATATGCTTGACAGAGCCTTTGTCGTGATGATGGATCCGAATAACGGCGATATTTTGTCGATGGCAGGAAAAAAGATTGATCTAGAAACAAACAAAATTCAGGATTATGCGATAGGGGCATTTACAACCCAATATGAAATGGGTTCAGCAGTAAAGGGTGCCACCGTACTTGCCGGCTATCAGGACGGAATTCCGCATTATAAATATTATGTCGATATGCCTCTCTATTTAGCGGGATATGGTAATAGACCAAAGAAATCCTACATGAACATGGGAACCATTAACGAATTAACTGCTTTGCAAAAAAGTTCAAACGTATATATGTTCAATGTCGCTATGCATATTGCCGGTGTAACATACAAGCCGCATGGACCTCTGCCTGCTGATCAGAAAGATTTAAACAAAATGAGAAATTACTACAGCCAATTTGGTCTGGGCGTAAAGACAGGTATTGATCTGCCGCAGGAATCAGCGGGAATGCAAACTACGCCTGATGCTGTAGGGGGATTAATACTAGACTTGGCAATCGGTCAATACGATACATACACACCGCTTCAAATGGCGCAGTACATCTCATCAATTGCCAATGGAGGCTACCGTGTCCAGCCAAGAATTGTTACAAGTATCCATGAGCCCGGCAATAAAGAGGGTCTCGGAAAAACAATTGAACAAAGAAAACCAAACATTCTCAATAAAATTAATAACACAGAAAGTGACATACAACAGGTAAAGACCGGAATGAAATTAGTTACCACATCAGGGACAGCTAAAAATACTTTTACAGAAGATGTATCAGGGAAAACGGGAACAGCGGAAACATTTTACTACGGCACGAATCGCAACTGGTGGGGGAAAAAAACATACAATCTGACTTTTGTCGGCTATTACCCGTCGAAAAATCCAAAAGTGGCCTTTAGTGTTGTTGTTCCATCAGTAGATGATGATGATAAGATCAATAAAATTATTGCCAAAAGAGCTATCCACGCTTACGCAGAGCTCGAAAAGAAACACAGTAAAAAATAA
- the kinA gene encoding sporulation histidine kinase KinA, translated as MEQDTHHVKPFQTKTDIHAVLASNGRIIYISANSKLHLGYLQGEMIGSFLKTFLHEEDQFLVESYFYNEHHLMPCTFRFIKKDHTIVWVEAAVEIVTTRAERTEREIILKMKILEEETGHQSLNCEKHEIEPASPESTTYITDDYERLVENLPSPLCISVKGKIVYVNSAMLSMLGAKSKDAIIGKWSYEFIEEEYHDIVKNRIIRMQKGMEVGMIEQTWKRLDGTPVHLEVKASPTVYKNQQAELLLLIDISSRKKFQTILQKSRERYQLLIQNSIDTIAVIHNGKWVFMNESGISLFEAATYEDLIGKNIYDQLHPCDHEDVKERIQNIAEQKTESEIVKQSWFTFQNRVIYTEMVCIPTTFFGEAAVQVILRDISERKQTEELMLKSEKLSIAGQFAAGIAHEIRNPLTAIKGFLQLMKPTMEGNDHYFDIVFSELSRIELILSELLMLAKPQQNAVKEYLNLKKLIGEVSALLETQANLNGIFIRTSYEKDSIYINGDQNQLKQVFINLIKNAVESMPDGGTVDINITEDEHSVHVTVKDEGEGIPEKVLNRIGEPFLTTKEKGTGLGLMVTFNIIENHQGVIHVDSHPKKGTAFKISFPKK; from the coding sequence GTGGAACAGGATACGCATCATGTTAAACCATTTCAAACGAAAACCGATATTCATGCAGTCTTGGCTTCTAATGGACGCATCATTTATATATCTGCCAACTCTAAACTGCATTTGGGCTATCTCCAAGGAGAGATGATTGGATCATTCCTCAAAACGTTTCTGCATGAGGAAGACCAATTTTTAGTTGAAAGCTATTTTTATAATGAACATCATCTGATGCCGTGCACCTTTCGTTTTATTAAAAAAGATCACACGATTGTGTGGGTGGAGGCTGCGGTAGAAATCGTTACGACAAGAGCTGAGCGTACAGAACGGGAAATCATTTTGAAAATGAAGATTCTTGAAGAAGAAACAGGCCATCAGTCCCTAAACTGCGAAAAACATGAAATCGAACCTGCAAGCCCGGAATCGACTACATATATAACGGATGATTATGAACGGTTAGTTGAAAATCTCCCGAGTCCGCTATGCATCAGTGTCAAAGGCAAGATCGTCTATGTAAACAGCGCGATGCTTTCAATGCTGGGAGCCAAAAGCAAGGATGCTATTATTGGGAAATGGTCCTATGAATTTATTGAAGAAGAATATCATGATATCGTGAAAAACAGGATTATACGAATGCAAAAAGGAATGGAAGTCGGAATGATCGAACAGACGTGGAAAAGGCTTGATGGCACACCTGTTCATTTAGAAGTGAAAGCGTCCCCGACCGTCTACAAAAACCAGCAGGCTGAACTGCTGCTGCTGATCGACATCTCTTCAAGGAAAAAATTCCAAACCATCCTGCAAAAAAGCCGTGAACGATATCAGCTGCTGATTCAAAACTCAATCGATACCATTGCGGTGATTCATAATGGAAAATGGGTATTTATGAATGAGTCGGGAATTTCTCTGTTTGAAGCGGCTACGTATGAGGATTTAATTGGCAAAAACATATACGATCAGCTGCATCCTTGTGATCATGAGGATGTTAAAGAGAGAATCCAAAACATCGCCGAGCAAAAAACAGAATCAGAAATCGTCAAGCAATCCTGGTTCACCTTCCAGAACAGGGTCATCTATACGGAGATGGTCTGCATTCCGACGACCTTTTTTGGTGAAGCGGCCGTCCAAGTCATTCTTCGGGACATTTCTGAGAGAAAACAAACTGAAGAATTGATGCTGAAATCAGAAAAATTATCGATCGCAGGGCAGTTCGCCGCGGGAATCGCACATGAGATACGCAATCCGCTGACAGCGATTAAAGGATTTTTACAGCTCATGAAACCGACAATGGAAGGAAACGATCATTACTTTGATATTGTCTTTTCTGAACTCAGCCGCATTGAATTAATACTCAGTGAGCTGCTTATGCTGGCAAAACCCCAGCAAAATGCCGTTAAAGAATACTTGAACTTGAAAAAATTAATTGGTGAAGTCTCAGCCCTGTTAGAAACACAAGCAAATTTGAATGGCATTTTTATCAGAACCAGCTATGAAAAAGACAGTATTTATATAAACGGAGATCAAAACCAATTAAAGCAGGTATTCATTAATTTAATTAAAAATGCAGTTGAGTCAATGCCTGACGGGGGAACAGTAGACATTAACATAACTGAGGATGAACATTCTGTCCATGTCACTGTAAAAGATGAAGGGGAAGGCATTCCTGAAAAGGTGCTGAACCGCATTGGAGAACCATTTTTAACGACAAAAGAGAAAGGAACGGGGCTTGGACTGATGGTGACATTTAATATCATTGAAAATCATCAGGGAGTTATCCATGTGGACAGCCATCCAAAAAAAGGCACAGCGTTTAAAATTTCATTTCCAAAAAAATAA
- a CDS encoding aminotransferase A — MEHLLNPKAREIEISGIRKFSNLVAQHEDVISLTIGQPDFFTPHHVKAAAKKAIDENVTSYTPNAGYLELRQAVQLYMKKKADFNYDAESEIIITTGASQAIDAAFRTILSPGDEVIMPGPIYPGYEPIINLCGAKPVIVDTTSHGFKLTARLIEDALTPNTKCVVLPYPSNPTGVTLSEEELQSIAALLKGRNVFVLSDEIYSELTYDRPHHSIATHLRDQTIVINGLSKSHSMTGWRIGFLFAPKDIAKHILKVHQYNVSCASSISQKAALEAVTNGFDDALIMREQYKKRLDYVYDRLVSMGLDVVKPSGAFYIFPSIKSFGMSSFDFSMALLEDAGVALVPGSSFSKYGEGYVRLSFAYSLDTLREGLDRLELFVLKKRESMQTINNGV, encoded by the coding sequence ATGGAACATTTGCTGAATCCGAAAGCAAGAGAGATTGAAATTTCAGGAATACGCAAATTCTCAAATCTTGTAGCTCAACATGAAGATGTCATTTCACTTACAATCGGCCAGCCTGATTTTTTCACGCCGCATCATGTGAAAGCTGCCGCAAAAAAAGCCATTGATGAAAACGTGACGTCATATACCCCGAACGCCGGCTACCTGGAACTGAGACAAGCTGTGCAGCTTTATATGAAGAAAAAAGCGGATTTCAACTATGATGCTGAATCTGAAATCATCATCACAACAGGCGCAAGCCAAGCCATTGATGCTGCATTCCGGACGATTTTATCTCCCGGTGATGAAGTCATTATGCCAGGCCCGATTTATCCAGGCTATGAACCTATCATCAATTTGTGCGGCGCCAAGCCTGTTATTGTTGATACTACATCTCACGGCTTTAAGCTTACTGCCCGGCTGATTGAAGATGCTCTGACTCCTAACACCAAGTGTGTCGTGCTTCCTTATCCGTCGAATCCGACCGGCGTGACATTATCCGAAGAAGAGCTACAAAGCATCGCCGCTCTTCTAAAAGGCAGAAATGTCTTCGTATTGTCAGACGAAATATACAGCGAATTAACATATGACAGACCGCACCATTCGATTGCAACACATTTGCGGGATCAAACCATTGTCATTAACGGCTTGTCAAAGTCCCACAGCATGACGGGATGGAGAATCGGATTTTTATTCGCTCCAAAAGACATAGCAAAACATATTTTAAAGGTTCATCAATACAATGTGTCGTGTGCGTCCTCCATTTCTCAAAAGGCAGCGCTTGAAGCTGTGACTAACGGATTTGACGACGCCCTGATCATGAGAGAGCAGTACAAAAAACGGCTCGATTATGTGTATGACCGCCTCGTGTCGATGGGACTTGACGTTGTAAAACCGTCTGGCGCGTTTTATATCTTCCCTTCTATTAAATCGTTTGGAATGTCTTCTTTTGATTTTAGTATGGCTCTTTTGGAGGATGCTGGTGTGGCACTCGTGCCGGGCAGCTCGTTCTCAAAGTATGGTGAAGGATATGTGAGGCTGTCTTTCGCATATTCACTGGACACGCTAAGAGAAGGCTTGGATCGTTTAGAATTATTTGTATTAAAAAAGCGGGAATCAATGCAGACGATAAACAACGGCGTTTAA
- the cheV gene encoding chemotaxis protein CheV — MSLQQYEILLDSGTNELEIVKFGVGDNAFGINVMKVREIIQPVEVTSVPHSHQHVEGMIKLRGEILPVISLFSFFGVEPDGSKDEKYIVTEFNKRKIVFHVGSVSQIHRVSWEAIEKPTSLNQGMERHLTGIIKLEEVMIFLPDYEKIIYDIESDSGVDTYNMHTEGFDERRTDKKLIIVEDSPLLMRLLQDELKEAGYNNISSFENGKEAYDYIMNLAENETDLSEQIDMIITDIEMPKMDGHRLTKLLKENPKSSDVPVMIFSSLITDDLRHRGEVVGADEQISKPEISDLIKKVDTYVIE, encoded by the coding sequence TTGTCGTTACAACAATACGAAATTTTATTGGATTCTGGTACAAATGAATTAGAAATTGTGAAGTTTGGCGTGGGCGATAATGCTTTCGGAATTAACGTCATGAAGGTAAGGGAAATTATTCAGCCGGTCGAGGTGACATCAGTGCCTCACTCCCATCAGCATGTAGAAGGAATGATTAAGCTGAGAGGAGAAATTCTCCCTGTAATCAGCCTCTTCTCATTTTTTGGAGTTGAGCCTGACGGATCAAAAGACGAGAAATATATCGTGACTGAATTCAATAAACGGAAAATTGTTTTTCATGTCGGCTCTGTTTCTCAAATTCACAGAGTATCCTGGGAAGCGATTGAAAAGCCGACATCGTTAAATCAAGGAATGGAGCGGCACCTTACCGGGATTATTAAGCTCGAAGAAGTGATGATCTTTTTGCCTGACTATGAAAAAATTATTTATGACATTGAATCAGACTCAGGTGTGGATACATACAACATGCATACCGAGGGCTTCGATGAAAGAAGAACTGATAAAAAGCTGATCATAGTAGAGGACTCACCGCTCTTGATGCGCCTCTTACAGGATGAATTAAAAGAAGCAGGGTACAACAATATTTCTTCGTTTGAGAACGGAAAAGAGGCATATGACTACATTATGAACCTTGCTGAGAATGAAACTGATTTATCAGAGCAGATTGATATGATCATCACTGATATTGAAATGCCAAAGATGGACGGACATAGGCTCACAAAGCTGCTGAAGGAAAATCCGAAAAGCTCAGATGTGCCGGTTATGATTTTCTCATCATTAATTACGGATGATTTGCGTCACCGCGGAGAAGTCGTTGGCGCAGATGAGCAAATCAGCAAGCCAGAGATTAGTGATTTGATTAAAAAAGTGGATACGTATGTCATCGAATAA
- a CDS encoding YkyB family protein: protein MDDHAYTKDLQPTVENLSKAVYTVNRHAKTAPNPKYLYLLKKRALQKLVKEGKGKKIGLHFSKNPRFSQQQSDVLISIGDYYFHMPPTKEDFEHLPHLGTLNQSYRNPKAQMSLTKAKHLLQEYVGMKEKPLVPNRQQPAYHKPVFKKLGESYF from the coding sequence ATGGACGACCATGCATATACGAAAGATCTGCAGCCAACCGTAGAAAATCTTTCAAAAGCAGTTTACACTGTGAACCGCCATGCAAAAACCGCCCCCAACCCTAAATACCTATATCTGCTGAAAAAACGGGCTTTGCAAAAGCTTGTTAAAGAAGGTAAAGGAAAGAAAATAGGGCTTCATTTTTCAAAAAATCCAAGGTTCAGCCAACAGCAATCGGACGTGCTTATCTCAATCGGAGACTACTATTTTCACATGCCTCCAACTAAAGAAGACTTCGAACATCTTCCGCATTTAGGTACACTTAATCAATCGTACCGAAATCCTAAAGCTCAAATGTCTTTAACAAAAGCAAAACACCTATTGCAAGAATACGTCGGCATGAAAGAAAAGCCGCTTGTGCCAAATCGCCAGCAGCCAGCTTATCATAAACCTGTCTTTAAAAAACTTGGCGAGAGTTACTTTTAA
- a CDS encoding MFS transporter: MDIFKNRNFVRLFFAALASQMGTTVGNMAFAFFLLDRFSSQPSYTTLAELMYSLPTIFVFLIVGVVADRFDRKKVAENCDWIRAGLTVVLFFTLFTGNIPLVFCILFIRSAVTKFFFPAENSLVQAILPKEHYAKAAGLNQMLFSIFMVFGVGIGAFMYNTIGIEGAIILDFVSFIISGLLIRSCRIPKEARQPNGAFSWRKASVKDSINDFREGILYILKNKLLASLIFGFFIFGFVNGGFAVLPMFTMKYGLAPDRYEWHTSVFTIALGFGLLAGSVIGTVISKKVKPHFLMSIPIFVAGLLIFVLGYTNVLWVYYAAAFTLGMCIGPINIAIGGWMPKIVHPKLMGRVSGLQDPFMMFAQSLTLGLVALLFPKFVSNIDYLYYGMAVIILLVFIFYFVALPKYSAQAAEVNVQEAFQELPKKKAKSV, translated from the coding sequence ATGGATATATTTAAAAATCGTAATTTTGTTCGTTTATTTTTCGCAGCACTCGCTTCTCAAATGGGCACGACAGTAGGCAACATGGCATTTGCTTTTTTCTTGCTGGACCGATTCAGCAGCCAGCCTTCATATACGACCTTGGCGGAGCTGATGTATTCTCTTCCAACCATATTTGTATTTCTGATCGTGGGAGTCGTCGCGGACCGGTTTGACAGAAAAAAGGTAGCGGAAAACTGTGATTGGATCAGAGCAGGCCTGACTGTCGTTCTTTTTTTCACTTTATTTACCGGCAATATTCCTCTTGTTTTCTGTATTTTATTTATCAGAAGCGCTGTGACGAAGTTTTTCTTTCCAGCAGAAAACAGTTTGGTACAAGCCATTCTGCCCAAGGAGCACTATGCGAAAGCGGCGGGGCTTAACCAGATGCTTTTTAGTATTTTTATGGTGTTCGGAGTCGGAATAGGCGCTTTCATGTACAACACAATCGGTATTGAAGGCGCCATTATTCTTGATTTTGTCAGCTTTATCATTTCCGGGCTGCTGATCCGCAGCTGCCGGATTCCGAAAGAAGCCCGACAGCCAAACGGTGCATTCAGCTGGAGAAAAGCTTCTGTTAAAGATTCAATAAATGATTTTAGAGAAGGCATTCTCTATATTTTAAAAAACAAACTGCTGGCATCTCTTATTTTCGGTTTCTTTATTTTTGGATTTGTCAATGGAGGATTCGCCGTATTGCCGATGTTTACAATGAAATACGGATTGGCGCCTGACCGTTATGAGTGGCATACATCTGTATTTACGATTGCACTCGGGTTTGGGCTGCTGGCTGGAAGTGTTATCGGCACGGTCATCTCTAAAAAAGTGAAGCCGCACTTTTTAATGTCGATACCGATTTTCGTTGCCGGCTTGCTGATTTTCGTCCTCGGCTACACGAATGTTTTATGGGTGTATTACGCGGCAGCTTTTACCCTGGGAATGTGCATCGGACCGATTAACATTGCAATCGGTGGGTGGATGCCAAAGATTGTTCATCCAAAGCTGATGGGACGTGTAAGCGGCTTGCAGGACCCTTTTATGATGTTTGCACAGTCTTTGACACTCGGCTTAGTTGCGCTGTTATTCCCTAAGTTCGTTTCAAATATTGATTATCTTTATTACGGTATGGCCGTAATCATTCTGCTTGTTTTTATTTTTTATTTTGTTGCACTGCCAAAGTACAGTGCACAGGCTGCGGAAGTGAATGTTCAGGAAGCTTTTCAAGAGCTGCCGAAAAAGAAAGCAAAATCTGTATAA
- a CDS encoding L,D-transpeptidase family protein has protein sequence MLTYQVKQGDTLNSIAADFRISTAALLQANPSLQAGIIVGQRIVITGLPDPNTIPYHIAVSIGAKTLTLFQNNRVMKTYPIAVGKILTQTPTGEFYIINRQRNPGGPFGAYWLSLSKQHYGIHGTNNPSSIGKAVSKGCIRMHNKDVIELASIVPNGTRVTINR, from the coding sequence CTGCTTACGTACCAGGTGAAGCAAGGTGATACACTGAACAGCATCGCGGCTGATTTCAGAATCAGCACGGCTGCATTACTCCAGGCTAATCCGTCACTGCAGGCAGGGATCATTGTGGGACAGCGCATTGTCATAACCGGTCTGCCGGACCCCAATACAATTCCGTATCATATTGCAGTCTCAATCGGAGCGAAGACGCTTACGCTGTTCCAAAATAATCGGGTAATGAAAACCTATCCCATCGCCGTTGGTAAAATACTGACGCAAACGCCCACTGGCGAGTTTTACATTATTAACCGCCAGCGCAATCCCGGCGGCCCATTTGGCGCATATTGGCTAAGCCTTTCAAAGCAGCACTACGGAATACACGGAACGAATAATCCTTCTTCAATTGGCAAGGCTGTTTCTAAAGGCTGCATCCGCATGCATAACAAAGATGTAATAGAACTCGCTTCAATTGTGCCAAACGGAACAAGAGTCACCATTAACCGGTAA
- a CDS encoding metallophosphoesterase: MKKMSRRQFLKGTFGALAAGAIAAGGGYGYARYLEPHMIETTEHTIKSSLIPHGFDGFKIVQFSDTHLSDYFTLEDFKTVIMTINEFTPDLIVFTGDIIDDPDTYQDHQAVIPLLRKLNAPFGKLCIYGNHDHGGYGTAVYKSLMTAGGFTVYRNGYQTLSLADGSEIEIASLDDLMLGNPDYEGTLSRLSDRLFSILLVHEPDAALKTTGYPVNLQLSGHTHGGQIQLPFYGPIITPPYGKVYTEGMYQAGSTHIYVNRGLGMTRLPLRFLAKPEITVFTLKSKN, translated from the coding sequence ATGAAAAAGATGTCCAGAAGGCAATTTCTAAAAGGAACGTTTGGGGCTCTTGCTGCCGGTGCTATAGCGGCCGGCGGCGGATACGGCTATGCCAGATATCTGGAGCCGCATATGATCGAGACAACCGAACACACAATCAAAAGCTCTCTCATTCCGCACGGATTTGACGGGTTTAAAATCGTGCAGTTTAGTGATACACACTTGAGTGATTATTTTACTCTTGAAGATTTTAAAACTGTCATCATGACAATTAATGAATTTACACCTGATCTGATTGTTTTTACCGGTGATATTATCGATGATCCTGATACGTATCAAGACCACCAGGCAGTCATTCCATTATTAAGAAAACTGAATGCTCCCTTTGGCAAGCTTTGTATATACGGCAATCATGATCATGGAGGCTATGGAACTGCCGTTTACAAAAGTCTGATGACGGCCGGCGGTTTTACGGTGTACCGTAATGGCTATCAAACATTGTCGCTCGCAGATGGCAGCGAAATCGAGATTGCTTCGCTTGATGACTTAATGCTCGGAAACCCAGATTATGAAGGCACACTTTCACGGCTAAGCGACAGGCTGTTTTCCATTCTGCTTGTCCATGAGCCTGATGCTGCCTTGAAAACAACAGGGTATCCGGTGAATCTTCAGCTTTCCGGCCATACACACGGCGGCCAGATTCAGCTGCCTTTTTACGGACCGATTATTACGCCTCCGTATGGAAAGGTCTATACAGAAGGAATGTATCAAGCAGGCAGCACTCATATTTACGTAAACCGCGGCCTCGGGATGACCAGACTGCCTTTGCGGTTTCTAGCCAAGCCAGAAATCACAGTCTTTACCTTAAAAAGCAAAAATTAA
- the fadH gene encoding 2,4-dienoyl-CoA reductase, with protein MGKKAVVITGGSSGMGKAMAKKQAETGWYVMVTGRNQEALEETKREIETFEGQVACFQMDVRSDSAASDMISETIKAFGRLDALINNAAGNFICPAEKLTPNGWKAVIEIVLNGTFFCSQAAAKHWIEQQQKGVILNMAATYAWGAGAGVVHSAAAKAGVLSLTRTLAVEWGSQYGIRTNAIAPGPIERTGGAEKLFESEKAKARTMNSVPLGRLGTPEEIAALAAFLLSDEASYINGDCITMDGGQWLNPYPF; from the coding sequence ATGGGAAAAAAAGCGGTTGTCATTACCGGCGGGTCAAGCGGCATGGGAAAAGCAATGGCAAAAAAACAGGCTGAAACAGGCTGGTACGTCATGGTGACAGGGAGGAACCAGGAAGCACTTGAGGAAACAAAAAGAGAAATTGAGACCTTTGAGGGGCAGGTTGCCTGTTTTCAAATGGATGTCCGTTCAGATTCCGCCGCTTCAGACATGATTTCAGAAACGATAAAAGCCTTTGGGCGGCTCGATGCGCTGATTAACAACGCGGCCGGAAATTTTATTTGCCCGGCAGAAAAACTGACGCCTAATGGATGGAAAGCCGTTATTGAGATTGTTTTAAACGGCACATTCTTTTGCAGCCAAGCCGCGGCAAAGCATTGGATCGAGCAGCAGCAGAAGGGCGTCATCTTAAATATGGCTGCGACATACGCTTGGGGAGCGGGCGCAGGAGTCGTTCATTCCGCTGCAGCCAAAGCAGGGGTATTGTCACTGACAAGAACGCTGGCCGTTGAGTGGGGAAGCCAATATGGAATCCGCACAAATGCGATCGCCCCCGGCCCGATTGAACGAACAGGAGGCGCGGAGAAGCTTTTTGAATCGGAAAAAGCGAAGGCCCGCACAATGAACAGCGTCCCTCTCGGCCGGCTGGGCACACCGGAGGAAATCGCCGCTTTGGCAGCATTTTTACTTTCTGACGAAGCATCCTATATAAACGGGGATTGTATCACAATGGATGGGGGGCAATGGCTGAATCCTTATCCGTTTTAA